TCGGTCGGGAGGCCGTCGGTGTCACAGGAGTACTGGCACATCGGCGAGACGGCGAGTCGGTTAGGTATCTCGAGGTCGCGCAGCGAAAGCGGAGAGAACAGCTCTGACATCGGCGCGGTAGTAATCACGGCGACGGGAAAACGACCGCGGAGGGAGCGGGGATTGCCCGTTTCGAAGGGCCGGCGGCGCGGCGGCGCGAGCCGATGTCTACCGCCGGGGGGTATCACCGTGACGCGGTCAGAGCGCAGTGCGTATTCGCCGGTCTCGCGGCCGCGACCACCGTACGTCCGTTCCGCGGGAACGATCGATCGACGCCCGTCCAACAGATTCAAACCGTGCAAACGCGGTTATACAACCTACTTATGAAAAATTCGACCGACGGCCGCCTCGAGCGCGGTCTCTGGATCGTCTTCGGCGGACTGTTTGCGGTGATGGCCGCGTCGGTGTACGCGCCCGTCGAACCGATCGTCGGCGTGGTTCCGCTCTGGTCGACGGTGGCGTTGCTCGCGATGGTCGCGACCGTCGTCGTCGCCGCGATCGCGGGGATCGGCTACGGCTGGCCGAGTGAGGGACGATGAACGGAACGGTCCTCGCCATCGTCGGCCTCTACCTGGTCGCGACGCTGGCGATCGGCTGGTACGGATACGTCCGAACGGGGGCGACGCCGGCCGAGTACTTCCTCGCGGGAGGGACTCTCGGACGAGTCGTCTTTCCGCTGACGATGTTCGCGACGCTGATGAGCGCCTTCATCTTCCTCGGGAGCGCCGGCTGGGGATACCAGCACGGGATGGGGTGGTTCGCGCTCCTCGGCGTCGAGGCGGTCGCCGGGATCCCGCTCGCGCTGATCGGCCTCCGCGTGTGGCGGGTCGGCCGCGATCGAGGCGTTCTCACGCCGACGGAACTGATCGGCGCGGCCTACGACAGCGACGCGGTGAAGCTGGCGGTCCTCGTCGCGCAGTTCGTCTGGGCGGTTCCGTACCTCGCGATCCAGGCGATGGGCGGCGGCCTGCTGTTCGAGTCCATCACCGGCGGCGCGATCACGTTCACGCAGGGCGCGGTCCTGCTCACCGTCGTCACCGGGATCTACCTCACGCTCGGCGGCCTTCGGAGCGTCGCCTGGTCCGACGTCCTGCAGGGCGTCGCGGTCGTCGTCCTCCTCGGGGGTGCGATCGGCTACCTGTTCCCCGCGCTCGAGCCCGCCGCCGCGACGGCGAAGTTAGCGAGCGAGACCGATCTGTTGACGCCCGCCGGCGAACTCGGCTTCTTCACCCCCGGCGTGTGGCTGTCGTTCCTGTTGATGAACGCGATGGCGATCGTCGCCTACCCGCAGATGTTCCAGCGATTCCTCGCCGCCGAGGACGAGCGGGCGTTCAGGTCCCTGCTCGTCTGGTGGCCCGTGATGGTCGTCGTCGCGGCGCTGGTCCCCGTCTTCCTGGGGGTCTGGGGCGCCGCGACGATGCCCGGCCTCGAGGATCCGGACGCGATCCTGCCGGCGCTGCTGTCGGCGCACGCGCCGCCGTGGATCTTCGGCGTCGTCATGGGCGGCGCCCTCGCGGCGATGATGAGCACGGCCGACAGCCTCGTGCTCACGCTGTCGTCGATCGTCTCCCGGGACCTGTATCGCGCCCACCTGAACCCGGACGCGAGCAGCGGCAGGGAGACGTGGGTCGGCCGACTGACCGCGGTCGTCCTGTTGGGCTTCGGGCTGGCGATCGCGCTCGTCCAGCAGGGGACGATCATCGACCTCGCGGTCTACTTCATCCAGGGGAACGCGCTGTTGCTCCCGGCGTTCCTCGGCGCGCTGTACTGGCGGCGGGCCTCCGCGTGGGGCGCCCTGGCGTCGGTGTGTTGCGGTCAGGCGTACTTCGTCGCGGCGGAGTTCGGCCCCGCGCCGTCGTTCGCGTTCCTCCCGTTCGTCCCCGCGCTGGCCGTCGCCTGCGGCGCCCTCGCCGTCGGATCGCTGCTTTCGGGGCAGTCGAAGACGACCGCGCTCGTAGCGGCGAACAGGTCCTGACTCCCCCTCACGTCACGAAATTACGATTCCGAAGACGAGTA
This portion of the Haloterrigena gelatinilytica genome encodes:
- a CDS encoding sodium:solute symporter family protein, with protein sequence MNGTVLAIVGLYLVATLAIGWYGYVRTGATPAEYFLAGGTLGRVVFPLTMFATLMSAFIFLGSAGWGYQHGMGWFALLGVEAVAGIPLALIGLRVWRVGRDRGVLTPTELIGAAYDSDAVKLAVLVAQFVWAVPYLAIQAMGGGLLFESITGGAITFTQGAVLLTVVTGIYLTLGGLRSVAWSDVLQGVAVVVLLGGAIGYLFPALEPAAATAKLASETDLLTPAGELGFFTPGVWLSFLLMNAMAIVAYPQMFQRFLAAEDERAFRSLLVWWPVMVVVAALVPVFLGVWGAATMPGLEDPDAILPALLSAHAPPWIFGVVMGGALAAMMSTADSLVLTLSSIVSRDLYRAHLNPDASSGRETWVGRLTAVVLLGFGLAIALVQQGTIIDLAVYFIQGNALLLPAFLGALYWRRASAWGALASVCCGQAYFVAAEFGPAPSFAFLPFVPALAVACGALAVGSLLSGQSKTTALVAANRS